Proteins encoded in a region of the Elizabethkingia bruuniana genome:
- a CDS encoding WxL protein host-binding domain-containing protein: protein MLKRILYIVAFIMQFGPLHASIVVLNGLTHNYKVENGHVYKGKIAIENTGSTSQNVKIYLQDFSYKSDGSVNYTIPLTNTKTNADWIKLNTNLLTLKAKEKTEVFYEIVVPDKITQAGSYWSVLIVEPVDDIKPSDKKIGVSITSVVRYAIQVITDYKTENTKPDLKFEGVKVDNVEGKRMLKIAIANKGSVYCKPTLSAEIYSIKNGQKINNLTSMPMGLLPDSSKSFYIDISKIPPDKYKAVIIATDENENAFALNVELEIKND from the coding sequence ATGCTTAAGCGTATTCTATATATTGTTGCATTTATTATGCAATTCGGGCCTTTACACGCAAGTATAGTAGTCCTAAATGGTCTCACTCATAATTATAAAGTAGAGAACGGTCATGTTTATAAGGGAAAAATAGCTATAGAAAATACCGGTAGCACTTCACAAAATGTAAAAATATATCTGCAAGATTTCAGCTATAAATCTGATGGCAGTGTGAACTATACAATTCCGCTAACCAATACCAAAACTAATGCAGACTGGATAAAACTAAACACCAATCTGTTAACCCTGAAGGCTAAAGAAAAAACTGAGGTATTTTACGAGATTGTCGTTCCGGATAAAATAACTCAGGCTGGCAGCTATTGGAGCGTACTTATTGTAGAGCCTGTGGATGATATAAAACCCAGCGATAAAAAAATAGGCGTAAGCATTACTTCTGTAGTTCGCTATGCAATACAGGTAATTACAGATTATAAAACAGAAAATACAAAACCCGATCTTAAATTTGAAGGTGTAAAAGTAGATAATGTTGAAGGCAAACGAATGCTAAAAATAGCCATAGCGAACAAAGGATCTGTTTATTGTAAGCCCACTCTATCAGCAGAAATATACAGTATTAAAAATGGACAAAAGATCAATAATCTTACCAGCATGCCTATGGGTTTGTTACCAGACTCTTCCAAATCTTTTTATATAGATATTAGTAAAATCCCCCCCGATAAATATAAAGCTGTAATTATTGCGACAGATGAGAACGAAAATGCCTTCGCTCTTAATGTAGAATTAGAAATAAAGAATGATTAA
- a CDS encoding class I SAM-dependent methyltransferase, protein MISHKNNQSGKEYNQKVWDHLSNLDCEWSRPVSSEIINTARYGEWEVRLTHDPLPKGWLDDVKGMKILCLASAGGQQAPVLAAAGAKVTVFDISENQLEKDRLVAERDHLDLEIIQGDMRNLSVFEDETFDCIFHPISNLYIPDVQPVWDECFRVLKPGGKLLSSFYNPVLFVADRNPEYRKQGIIKPRYKIPFSDLTDIDEEALQAKKEKNEALTFGHSLSQLIGGQLQSGFLIKGFHESSAPVSRFLIEEYVPGFIATWSVKL, encoded by the coding sequence ATGATAAGTCATAAAAATAATCAATCAGGTAAAGAATATAATCAGAAAGTATGGGATCATTTATCCAATCTGGATTGTGAATGGTCGAGACCCGTAAGTTCCGAAATTATTAATACAGCCCGTTATGGGGAGTGGGAGGTACGTTTAACTCATGATCCGTTACCCAAAGGCTGGCTGGACGATGTAAAGGGAATGAAGATTTTGTGTCTGGCATCTGCCGGGGGACAACAGGCGCCAGTTCTTGCAGCTGCCGGGGCTAAAGTTACAGTCTTTGATATTTCTGAAAATCAATTAGAAAAAGACCGTTTGGTTGCAGAGCGTGATCATCTTGATTTGGAAATTATACAAGGTGATATGCGGAATCTGAGTGTATTTGAAGATGAAACCTTCGATTGTATTTTTCATCCGATATCCAATCTGTATATTCCGGATGTACAACCTGTATGGGATGAATGTTTCCGTGTACTGAAACCCGGAGGAAAATTACTCAGTAGTTTCTATAATCCGGTTCTGTTTGTTGCTGATCGTAATCCGGAATACAGAAAACAGGGAATTATAAAGCCCCGTTATAAAATTCCTTTTTCAGATTTAACAGATATTGATGAAGAGGCTCTGCAAGCTAAGAAAGAAAAGAATGAGGCTTTAACTTTTGGGCATAGTCTGTCCCAGTTGATAGGAGGGCAGTTACAGTCCGGATTTCTGATTAAAGGTTTTCATGAATCTTCTGCTCCGGTTTCAAGGTTTCTCATAGAAGAATATGTACCGGGCTTTATAGCAACTTGGTCAGTAAAACTGTAA
- a CDS encoding TonB-dependent receptor plug domain-containing protein — protein sequence MKRLLHKTIIASLTSVSAIYYAQDSLQKAKTLNEVVLLGTRSSSRTIVNSPVPVDIIELSKTLKEVPQNSISSTLNFIVPSFTSTSHTVNDGTDFVDPAQIRGLGPDQVLVLLNGKRRHQSSLVNVTLTPGRGSVGTDLNAIPAFALERIEVLRDGASAQYGSDAIAGVINLELKKRLGFSGQVYLGGYASSVTNNHTGGVDGENIGLDLNYGTRIGKKGFINFTSSLQYRDPYSRAGEQQADLFNGYNAISYRAAQDNINIDGLYKNINNTPNTNQIINYIHQYSNKVDYFSAGEKQAIQNASSIPALQQLLSKDYTTQELAYRGLERSDFNMRIGQSRLKSAQLYFNTEVPISDQWKVFSFGGYSLRNGNAGGFYRFPNNPRAVTGLYPNGFLPQIESTIYDYSLAAGVKGKWNDWNINLSNTYGQNNFKFGVANTLNASLLQNSPTYFEAGSLGFLQNTLNLDFQKKFDVLKGLNLAFGGEYRHEKYSITPGKANSYQQYDIFGNPVTERTAVKDIPTDFFGTARPGGAQVFPGYRPENEVSKGRNSVAAYLDAELEATDWLFLEGALRYENYTDFGSTFNYKLASNIRISPTFNWRLAGSTGFRAPSLAQLYYSSTSTLINGGKTTQVGTFRNDSDAARQLGIPQLKQETSKSVSTGFNWKIPSINLLFTVDAYFTRIDNRAVLTDLFTRPQGNFADGTPERNLQQIFDSVGAEAANFFANAIDTETKGIDITVSQRSRFAPGISLENNLGINLNQTRKVGAIKASEQLQGQINSYFSEENRIYFEEAVPRFKAILGHNLKINKFNFYVRNAYFGKVTDANIVDANLDGVTEPNEHVILGGKLVTDLSAGYQFNKNILLTVGANNIFNVQPTQNPNINSLTAGNQFLTSRQVSQFGIGGRYLFARINFDF from the coding sequence ATGAAACGACTATTACATAAAACTATTATTGCTTCATTAACCTCTGTATCGGCCATTTACTATGCGCAAGACAGTTTACAAAAAGCCAAAACATTAAACGAAGTTGTACTCCTGGGAACCCGGAGTTCCAGTCGTACAATCGTAAACTCTCCGGTACCTGTAGATATTATTGAACTGTCTAAAACTTTGAAAGAAGTACCACAAAATTCGATATCCAGCACACTTAATTTTATTGTCCCTTCATTTACTTCTACCTCTCATACTGTAAACGATGGAACAGACTTTGTAGATCCTGCACAAATCCGTGGATTGGGACCTGATCAGGTGCTGGTTCTCCTTAATGGAAAAAGAAGACATCAGTCATCTCTGGTCAATGTAACCCTAACTCCCGGAAGAGGATCTGTAGGCACTGACCTGAATGCAATTCCTGCTTTTGCTTTGGAAAGAATTGAAGTCCTGAGAGACGGTGCTTCCGCTCAATATGGCTCCGACGCAATAGCTGGTGTTATAAACCTTGAATTGAAAAAACGCTTAGGCTTCTCGGGACAGGTATATCTTGGCGGGTATGCATCTTCCGTTACCAATAATCATACCGGTGGCGTGGATGGCGAAAATATAGGATTAGACCTTAACTACGGTACCAGAATTGGTAAGAAAGGCTTTATCAATTTTACCTCATCCTTGCAATACCGCGATCCTTATTCAAGAGCCGGAGAGCAACAAGCTGATCTTTTTAACGGATACAACGCTATATCTTATCGCGCTGCACAGGACAATATTAATATAGACGGTCTGTACAAAAACATCAACAATACACCGAATACAAACCAGATTATTAATTATATCCATCAATACAGTAATAAGGTCGATTATTTCTCTGCAGGAGAAAAACAAGCTATTCAGAATGCCAGCAGCATACCTGCACTTCAACAGTTATTATCTAAAGATTACACTACTCAGGAACTCGCTTATCGTGGTCTTGAAAGAAGTGACTTTAACATGAGAATCGGTCAATCACGATTGAAAAGTGCACAGCTCTATTTCAATACAGAAGTTCCGATCAGTGATCAATGGAAAGTATTCTCCTTTGGTGGCTATAGCCTGAGAAATGGAAATGCAGGAGGCTTCTATCGCTTCCCAAACAATCCGAGAGCAGTTACAGGCCTATATCCTAATGGTTTTTTACCTCAGATAGAATCTACTATTTATGATTATTCTCTTGCAGCAGGTGTTAAAGGTAAATGGAACGACTGGAACATTAACCTGAGTAATACTTATGGTCAAAACAATTTTAAATTTGGAGTTGCCAATACTCTTAATGCTTCTTTACTGCAAAATTCACCAACTTATTTTGAAGCAGGAAGTCTAGGCTTTCTTCAAAATACATTAAATCTGGACTTTCAGAAAAAATTTGATGTGTTAAAAGGATTAAACTTAGCCTTCGGTGGCGAGTATCGACACGAGAAATACAGTATCACTCCGGGGAAAGCAAATTCGTATCAACAATATGACATATTTGGAAACCCGGTTACTGAAAGAACAGCAGTAAAAGATATTCCTACAGATTTTTTTGGCACTGCACGTCCCGGCGGTGCGCAGGTTTTTCCGGGATATCGTCCTGAAAATGAAGTTTCCAAGGGAAGAAATAGTGTAGCAGCTTATCTTGATGCTGAATTGGAAGCAACAGATTGGCTCTTCCTGGAAGGAGCACTTCGCTATGAAAACTATACAGACTTTGGCTCAACATTCAATTACAAACTAGCTTCCAATATCCGGATATCTCCAACGTTTAACTGGCGCCTTGCCGGATCTACAGGATTCCGGGCTCCTTCGCTGGCACAGTTATACTACAGTTCTACTTCCACTCTTATCAATGGCGGAAAAACTACTCAGGTAGGAACCTTCCGCAATGACTCCGATGCTGCGAGACAACTGGGAATCCCCCAGCTGAAACAGGAAACCTCTAAGTCTGTAAGTACCGGATTTAACTGGAAAATACCTTCTATAAACCTTTTATTTACAGTAGATGCCTATTTCACCCGAATTGATAATCGCGCAGTTCTGACAGATTTATTCACAAGACCTCAAGGAAATTTTGCTGACGGAACTCCGGAGAGAAATTTGCAGCAGATATTTGATTCCGTAGGTGCTGAAGCTGCAAACTTTTTTGCTAATGCCATCGATACAGAAACTAAGGGAATAGACATAACAGTATCTCAGCGTTCCCGATTTGCACCCGGAATCTCTTTAGAAAATAATCTGGGGATTAATCTTAATCAAACCAGAAAAGTAGGTGCTATCAAAGCATCCGAACAGCTGCAGGGCCAGATAAACAGCTATTTTTCTGAGGAAAACAGAATATATTTTGAAGAAGCTGTTCCCCGTTTCAAAGCTATTCTTGGTCATAATTTAAAAATCAACAAGTTTAATTTCTATGTACGAAATGCTTATTTTGGTAAGGTTACCGATGCCAATATTGTAGATGCAAACCTGGATGGAGTAACAGAGCCTAATGAGCACGTAATATTGGGTGGCAAGCTTGTGACAGACCTGTCTGCCGGATATCAATTCAACAAAAATATTTTGTTAACAGTAGGTGCCAATAATATTTTCAATGTACAGCCTACACAAAATCCCAACATTAATAGTCTTACTGCCGGAAATCAGTTTCTTACTTCCAGACAGGTCTCTCAGTTTGGTATTGGCGGGCGTTATCTATTTGCCCGTATCAATTTTGATTTTTAG
- a CDS encoding methylated-DNA--[protein]-cysteine S-methyltransferase produces MEDNQKLAYKDMPSPLGIIRLIASDIGLTAILWEGEDYKRTKLSAPERDDQNPILLKTEQQLTEYFARARTVFDIPLDFSGTEFQKKVWKALLDVPFGTTTTYGELAKILGDIRAVRAVGGALNKNPISIIVPCHRIVGASGNMVGFAGGIANKTILLNLENKYTIPSLFD; encoded by the coding sequence ATGGAAGACAATCAGAAATTAGCATACAAGGATATGCCTTCACCACTTGGGATAATCAGGCTTATCGCTTCAGATATAGGCCTTACAGCTATATTATGGGAAGGGGAGGACTATAAACGGACAAAATTATCTGCTCCGGAAAGAGATGATCAAAATCCTATACTTCTGAAAACTGAGCAACAATTAACCGAATATTTTGCAAGGGCCAGGACTGTTTTTGATATCCCGCTTGATTTTTCGGGCACCGAATTTCAGAAAAAAGTATGGAAAGCTTTATTGGACGTTCCTTTTGGTACTACCACAACCTATGGTGAGTTGGCAAAGATATTAGGAGACATCAGAGCTGTAAGAGCGGTAGGTGGGGCATTAAATAAAAATCCTATTTCTATTATTGTTCCTTGTCACAGAATAGTTGGAGCTTCCGGTAATATGGTTGGTTTTGCCGGAGGTATCGCCAATAAAACTATTTTATTAAATCTGGAAAATAAATACACAATACCTTCTCTTTTCGATTAA
- a CDS encoding DNA-3-methyladenine glycosylase family protein, with product MNTSSTFTSENFRIICDELANNDNHLKDIVDAYGYPPMWTRDNSFETFVHIILEQQVSLASALATLNKLREKLIDISPEKILTLTDEEMKACFVSRQKSTYIRGLARALINEEVRLHELEKITNEEIRDQLIKLKGIGNWTIDVYLMFVLQRTDLFPIADLAAVNALKRLKKLESSVTREEIISISENWKPYRTIATMMLWHYYLSSARNK from the coding sequence ATGAATACATCTTCTACTTTTACTTCTGAAAACTTCCGGATAATTTGTGATGAGCTGGCTAATAATGATAATCATTTGAAAGATATTGTGGATGCATATGGCTATCCGCCAATGTGGACAAGGGATAATAGTTTTGAAACTTTTGTTCATATCATTTTAGAACAGCAGGTTTCTTTAGCATCAGCATTGGCTACTTTGAATAAACTAAGAGAAAAGCTTATAGATATTTCTCCCGAAAAGATTCTTACACTTACTGATGAAGAAATGAAAGCCTGTTTTGTAAGCCGGCAGAAATCCACTTACATTAGAGGATTGGCCCGGGCTCTTATAAATGAAGAGGTAAGACTGCATGAACTTGAAAAAATAACAAATGAGGAAATACGGGATCAGCTTATTAAACTCAAAGGTATCGGAAATTGGACAATAGATGTTTACCTCATGTTTGTATTGCAGCGCACAGACCTTTTTCCTATTGCTGATCTGGCAGCGGTAAATGCACTAAAACGTCTAAAGAAGCTCGAATCTTCTGTTACAAGAGAAGAAATAATAAGTATTAGTGAAAACTGGAAACCTTACCGTACTATAGCTACAATGATGCTTTGGCATTACTATTTGTCCAGTGCAAGAAATAAGTAA
- the dnaJ gene encoding molecular chaperone DnaJ: protein MTKRDYYEVLGISKSASADEIKKAYRKMAIKFHPDKNPGDKEAEENFKEAAEAYEVLSDDNKRARYDQYGHAGVGGAAGGGFGGGMNMDDIFSQFGDIFGGHFGGFGGFGGGGRQQVKGSNLRVRIKLNLDEMVNGTTKTIKVKKMKLAPGVTSKTCPTCQGSGVQMKIMNTMFGQMQTQTTCGTCNGLGKVADKIPSGANEHGLIKDDEEISINIPAGARDGIQLNVRGKGNDAPFGGTPGDLLVVIEEEEDNTIKREGDNLHQELYISFAEAALGTSKEIPTVGGKVKVKIDAGTQSGKILRLANKGLPSIDSYGKGDMFVHINVWTPQKLSKEQKEFFENQMESDEMIPKPTGKEKTFFEKVKDLFN, encoded by the coding sequence ATGACAAAAAGAGATTACTATGAGGTATTAGGCATTAGCAAATCTGCTTCTGCTGATGAGATCAAGAAGGCTTACCGTAAAATGGCTATAAAGTTTCACCCGGATAAAAATCCTGGTGATAAAGAAGCTGAAGAAAACTTTAAAGAGGCTGCTGAAGCCTATGAAGTTCTAAGCGATGATAATAAACGTGCCCGTTATGACCAGTATGGTCATGCTGGTGTTGGCGGAGCAGCTGGTGGCGGCTTTGGCGGCGGAATGAACATGGATGATATTTTCAGTCAGTTTGGAGATATATTCGGTGGACATTTTGGCGGCTTTGGTGGTTTCGGCGGCGGCGGACGTCAGCAGGTAAAAGGAAGCAACCTCAGAGTAAGAATAAAATTAAACCTTGACGAAATGGTAAATGGTACAACCAAAACCATCAAGGTAAAGAAAATGAAATTGGCACCAGGAGTAACTTCTAAAACCTGTCCAACATGTCAGGGAAGTGGTGTACAAATGAAGATAATGAACACTATGTTCGGACAGATGCAGACGCAGACAACCTGCGGAACCTGTAACGGACTAGGGAAAGTTGCAGACAAAATTCCTTCAGGAGCTAACGAACATGGTCTGATAAAAGATGATGAGGAAATCAGCATCAACATACCAGCGGGAGCAAGAGATGGTATTCAGCTGAATGTTCGCGGAAAAGGTAACGATGCCCCTTTTGGCGGAACTCCGGGAGATCTTTTAGTTGTTATTGAAGAAGAAGAAGACAACACTATAAAGCGTGAAGGTGATAACCTGCACCAGGAACTTTATATATCTTTTGCTGAAGCTGCATTGGGGACTTCTAAAGAAATTCCGACAGTAGGTGGAAAAGTAAAAGTAAAAATCGATGCCGGAACTCAATCCGGGAAGATTCTTCGTTTAGCGAACAAAGGATTACCAAGCATCGACAGCTACGGAAAAGGTGATATGTTTGTACATATTAATGTATGGACGCCTCAGAAGCTTTCTAAAGAGCAAAAAGAATTCTTCGAAAACCAAATGGAATCTGATGAAATGATTCCTAAACCAACAGGAAAGGAAAAAACTTTCTTTGAAAAGGTAAAAGACTTATTCAATTAA
- a CDS encoding nucleotide exchange factor GrpE — protein sequence MDENKEIQAEETTPNENIENNDTTSTENLSATPSVEDQLAEEKDRYIRLYAEFENYKKRTTKEKMDFFKYANQDLMVSMLAVLDDFERAIKEISKNGNPEDLKGIELIYQKFKGKLTEKGLVTIEVQAGDSFDVDKHEAITQIPAPSDDLKGKIVDVIETGYMLHDKVIRFAKVVVGA from the coding sequence ATGGACGAAAATAAGGAAATACAGGCAGAAGAGACTACGCCAAATGAAAATATAGAGAACAACGATACTACATCTACTGAAAATTTGTCAGCAACTCCGTCAGTTGAGGACCAATTGGCAGAAGAAAAAGATCGTTATATCCGCCTTTATGCTGAGTTCGAAAACTATAAAAAGAGAACCACCAAAGAAAAGATGGACTTTTTCAAATATGCTAATCAGGATCTTATGGTTTCCATGCTTGCTGTTTTAGACGATTTTGAAAGAGCTATAAAGGAGATTTCTAAAAATGGCAATCCTGAAGACCTTAAAGGTATAGAACTTATTTACCAGAAATTTAAAGGTAAATTAACTGAAAAAGGCCTTGTTACTATCGAGGTACAGGCAGGAGACAGCTTTGATGTAGACAAGCATGAAGCTATTACGCAGATCCCTGCTCCTTCAGATGATTTAAAAGGTAAAATCGTAGATGTTATAGAGACTGGTTATATGCTTCACGATAAAGTAATTCGTTTCGCGAAAGTAGTAGTAGGAGCATAA
- a CDS encoding Nramp family divalent metal transporter, with amino-acid sequence MTDKSLHEIHETIDTKKLTGWRRILSFFGPALLVSIGYMDPGNWATDLEAGSRFGYKLLFVLLLSNLMALVLQSLSARLGIVKRKDLAQINKTIYPRKLNFILYILAEIAIIATDLAEVLGMALGLKLLFGIDLIWGVLITFVDTLLILYLQKLGVRKIESFILGLIFIIAGAFVFQLILSQPDIASITGGLVPKKLSTEELYISIGIIGATVMPHNLYLHSSLVQSRKINDDEKSIKESLKYNFWDSAISLNFAFFVNAAILILAASTFHNSGNQELNSITDAYKMLAPVLNNNFAPVAFAIALIAAGQSSTVTGTLAGQIVMEGYLNIKINPFIRQLITRLLAIIPSILVIILYGDDKSESLLVFSQVILSLQLSFAIIPLIFSVSSEKIMQNFRIGLPLRITSWGIAILICGLNLFWLVSYTFEGFSNLSFGIKLLHILGIVAFITLLFYTCYYPLKKEKSA; translated from the coding sequence ATGACGGATAAATCTCTTCACGAAATACACGAAACAATTGATACCAAAAAACTTACCGGATGGAGACGGATTCTTAGTTTTTTTGGCCCCGCACTTTTAGTTAGTATTGGCTATATGGATCCTGGTAACTGGGCAACAGACCTGGAAGCCGGTTCCAGATTTGGTTACAAACTATTATTTGTGCTTCTGCTTTCCAATCTTATGGCCTTGGTATTACAAAGTCTTTCAGCAAGGCTGGGTATTGTAAAGAGAAAAGACTTAGCACAGATTAATAAAACAATATATCCCCGAAAACTTAATTTCATTCTTTATATTCTGGCAGAAATAGCCATTATTGCGACTGACCTGGCAGAAGTACTCGGAATGGCATTAGGTCTGAAACTCTTGTTTGGAATAGATCTGATCTGGGGTGTTCTTATCACTTTTGTAGACACTTTATTAATACTATATCTGCAAAAATTGGGTGTAAGAAAAATTGAAAGCTTTATCCTTGGGCTAATCTTTATTATTGCCGGGGCATTTGTTTTCCAGCTTATCCTTTCACAGCCGGATATTGCCAGCATTACCGGTGGACTAGTTCCCAAAAAGTTAAGTACTGAAGAGCTTTATATATCCATAGGGATTATTGGTGCTACAGTAATGCCACACAACCTGTATCTCCACTCTTCGCTTGTACAATCCCGGAAAATAAACGATGATGAAAAAAGCATTAAGGAATCGCTGAAATACAATTTCTGGGATTCTGCAATATCATTAAACTTCGCTTTCTTTGTGAATGCAGCAATTCTTATTCTGGCCGCCAGCACATTTCATAATTCCGGTAATCAGGAACTCAACTCCATTACTGACGCCTACAAAATGTTGGCTCCAGTTCTGAATAATAATTTTGCACCAGTTGCGTTCGCTATTGCACTAATTGCAGCAGGTCAGTCTTCTACCGTTACAGGAACACTGGCAGGACAAATTGTTATGGAGGGTTATCTGAATATTAAAATCAACCCGTTTATTCGTCAGTTAATTACCAGATTACTGGCTATCATTCCATCTATTTTAGTTATCATACTCTATGGAGATGACAAATCGGAATCGCTATTGGTTTTCTCTCAGGTAATATTAAGCTTACAACTAAGCTTTGCTATTATACCTCTTATCTTTAGTGTAAGCTCTGAGAAGATTATGCAGAACTTCAGAATCGGTCTACCGTTACGGATCACTTCCTGGGGTATTGCAATACTAATATGCGGGCTTAATTTGTTTTGGCTGGTATCTTATACTTTTGAAGGTTTTAGTAATCTTTCCTTTGGTATAAAACTGTTGCATATTCTCGGAATTGTAGCTTTTATAACGCTCCTGTTTTATACATGTTATTATCCGCTTAAAAAGGAAAAATCTGCCTAA